One Ascaphus truei isolate aAscTru1 chromosome 22, aAscTru1.hap1, whole genome shotgun sequence DNA segment encodes these proteins:
- the LGALS3BP gene encoding galectin-3-binding protein encodes MNFTQSLHVAALLLVFGTAAAEDLRNGDVRLVGGNSTREGRVEVYYGGEWGTVCDDGWDIRGASVVCRFLGYFAAVEATKGGAFPPGAGAILLDDVNCTGNESSLADCQFKSWGSSDCQHTEDAGVICASEDLDGNSTGYTLDNSQNIAESLSALYDRQRNCDLFITLETPDGQSQPQELCVHRLILSVNPESQFLLTGDGSRFTLTVEKDCLPQVNRFLRYFYSRKIKVTLSSVKCIHQLASRYKVSSLQEYAAQFFFVLLPEDTTFRKQLELLNYATSSGDPVLQDLCMKYLAWNCEAFSQSSAWGDLMLGQLRSLLSRTDLVIHSELSLLQAMQNWAISNSLNGDVLRGLIEEIRFPMLTPEELFQIQFNVSLYQEHKLTFQSKIMQALEFHTVSFQTLNRYVNLTEDSYTPRIYTSPTWVFRVSATPYYGYPQYQYFNTPKHTSFLYSSQQIQWNAAYLPNVQSCLNFGFSCSENSLPAISLSTGTTDSVIEYDNVALQTCDGAVVTEVRKFWDRLVAFPTSQNGTHFPCPSGSVTYRIIVRPMYKPS; translated from the exons ATGAATTTCACTCAAAGTCTCCACGTCGCCGCCCTCCTGCTTGTGTTTGGAACGGCCGCTG ctGAAGATCTCCGCAATGGAGACGTGAGGCTGGTCGGAGGGAACAGCACAAGGGAGGGTAGAGTGGAGGTCTACTACGGAGGAGAGTGGGGGACAGTCTGTGACGATGGATGGGACATTCGGGGTGCATCTGTGGTCTGCCGTTTCCTGGGGTACTTTGCTGCCGTGGAAGCCACAAAGGGAGGCGCTTTCCCACCAG GGGCCGGTGCCATCCTGCTGGATGATGTGAATTGCACTGGAAATGAGAGCTCGTTGGCAGACTGTCAGTTCAAAAGCTGGGGGAGCAGTGACTGTCAGCACACGGAGGATGCCGGGGTCATCTGTGCCTCCGAGGATCTGG ATGGAAATTCCACGGGGTACACGTTGGATAACTCCCAAAACATCGCCGAGTCGCTGAGCGCTCTCTATGACCGACAGAGGAACTGTGACCTCTTCATCACATTGGAGACCCCAGACGGACAGTCTCAGCCCCAGGAGCTGTGCGTTCACAGGCTGATCCTCTCCGTGAACCCAGAGTCACAGTTCCTTCtcacaggagatgggagcagattCACTCTGACCGTGGAGAAGGACTGTCTGCCGCAGGTGAACAGGTTCCTCAG GTATTTCTACAGCCGCAAAATCAAAGTGACGTTGTCCTCAGTGAAGTGTATCCACCAGTTGGCCTCCAGATACAAAGTATCCAGTCTGCAGGAGTACGCTGCCCAGTTCTTCTTTGTCTTGCTCCCGGAGGATACCACCTTCAGGAAGCAGCTGGAGCTCCTTAACTATGCCACGTCCAGCGGTGACCCCGTGCTCCAGGACCTGTGCATGAAGTACCTGGCCTGGAACTGTGAGGCCTTCTCTCAGTCCAGCGCCTGGGGGGACCTCATGCTTGGGCAGTTGCGCTCCCTCCTCTCTAGGACGGACCTGGTCATCCACAGTGAGCTATCCCTGCTCCAGGCCATGCAGAACTGGGCCATCTCCAACAGTCTGAATGGGGACGTTCTGAGAGGGCTGATTGAGGAGATCAGGTTCCCCATGCTGACTCCAGAGGAGCTTTTCCAAATCCAGTTCAATGTGTCTCTGTACCAGGAGCACAAACTCACCTTCCAGAGCAAAATTATGCAAGCTCTGGAGTTCCACACCGTGTCCTTCCAAACGCTAAACCGTTACGTCAATCTAACCGAAGATTCATACACACCCAGGATTTACACCTCCCCCACATGGGTCTTCCGGGTTTCAGCAACTCCCTACTATGGTTACCCCCAATATCAATACTTTAATACTCCAAAGCACACCAGTTTCCTGTACAGCTCCCAGCAGATCCAGTGGAACGCTGCTTATCTCCCCAATGTGCAGAGTTGCCTGAATTTTGGTTTCTCCTGCTCAGAGAACTCTCTGCCCGCTATCAGCCTCAGCACCGGTACCACCGACTCTGTCATCGAATATGACAACGTCGCTCTGCAGACGTGTGACGGAGCCGTCGTCACTGAGGTGCGGAAGTTCTGGGACAGGCTGGTTGCGTTTCCGACTTCTCAGAACGGCACCCACTTCCCATGCCCATCGGGCTCCGTCACGTACAGAATCATCGTCCGACCCATGTACAAACCCAGCTGA
- the TIMP2 gene encoding LOW QUALITY PROTEIN: metalloproteinase inhibitor 2 (The sequence of the model RefSeq protein was modified relative to this genomic sequence to represent the inferred CDS: deleted 1 base in 1 codon), whose amino-acid sequence SEPWRLSTSKGHHINISRSALYAVIRAKAISRKEVDSGNDVYGNPIKRIQYEIKQIKMFKGPEKDIEFIFTAPSSAVCGVTLETASKKEYLIAGKAEGNGKMHITLCDFIIPWDSLSPTQKKSLNQRYEMGCECKISRCPSIPCLVTSQDECLWTDWITEKSINGRQAKHYACIKRSDGSCSWYRGTAPPKQEFLDIEDP is encoded by the exons TCCGAGCCATGGCGTCTGTCTACCAGTAAGGGCCACCATATTAATATATCCCGCTCTGCTCTCTATGCAGTAATCCGAGCCAAGGCCATCAGCAGGAAAGAGGTGGATAGTGGGAACGATGTTTATGGAAATCCCATCAAAAGGATCCAGTACGAGATCAAACAGATCAAG ATGTTTAAGGGACCTGAGAAAGACATTGAGTTTATCTTCACGGCTCCGTCCTCCGCTGTGTGCGGGGTGACGCTGGAGACAGCCAGCAAGAAGGAGTATCTGATTGCAG GGAAGGCGGAGGGTAATGGGAAGATGCACATTACTCTGTGTGACTTCATTATCCCCTGGGACTCGCTGAGCCCCACGCAGAAGAAGAGTCTGAACCAGCGATATGAGATGGGTTGTGAGTGCAAG atctcccggtgcccctccatCCCCTGCCTCGTCACGTCCCAGGACGAGTGCCTCTGGACGGACTGGATCACCGAAAAGAGCATCAACGGGCGCCAGGCGAAGCACTACGCCTGCATCAAGCGCAGCGACGGCTCCTGTTCCTGGTACCGG GGGACCGCGCCCCCCAAGCAGGAGTTCCTCGACATTGAGGACCCGTaa